A stretch of DNA from Micromonospora sp. WMMD1155:
ACAAGTGCACGTTCTGCGACTACGGCCTGAACACCGACGGACCCACCAGCCCGTGGCGGCAGGACACCGTGGACACGATGATCGCGGACGTCACCGAGCTGTCGAAGTTCGCCAAGTTCATCTACTTCTCGGTGGACGTGCTCGCGCCCGCGACGATCCTGCGGTTCGCCGAGCGTGCCGTCGAGAAGGGGTTGGACTTCCGCTGGGGCGCCGAGATCCGGTTGGAGAAGTACTGGTCCGACGAACGGTGCGAACTGTTGCGCCGCAGCGGCTGCGTGGCCGTCTCGGTCGGCTTCGAGTCCGGGAACCAGCGCATCCTCGACCTGATCGACAAGGGCACCAAGCCGGAGCAGGTACGCCGCACCATGACCGCGATGACCAAGGCCAACATCGGCGTACAGATGATGGGCTTCACCGGCTTCCCCACCGAGACCCGCGAGGAGGCGCTGGACAGCGTCACGTTCCTGCGCGACAACCCGGACCTGTGGACCCTCGGCGGGCTCGGCGACTTCATGCTGACCCCGGGCGCCATCGTCGCGAAGGAGCCGGAGCGGTTCGGCATCACCAACGTGCGGCCGGTGGAGGGCTCCGACATCGTCCGGATGCTGACGTACGACGAGCCGGTGACCGAGGCGGCGCAGGAGGAGGTCGCCCAGGCCAAGGCCGGTCTCAACCCCGGGCACTTCCACCGTCCGTGGCTGGGCAGCACCGACACCCCGCACACCTTCTTCTACCACGACCGCTACGGCACGGCGGTACGCGGCGTACTCGCCCACGACCGGGTCCGGCACGACACCGACGAGCACACCCGGTTCCTCGCCAACGGCACCTTCGTGGACCGTGACGACGAGCAGGTCTGGGAGGCGTACCGGCGGATGCGCTCCGACGACCAGGACGGCGTCCCGGGCGACCTGCCGGCGGACCGGCACCTGTTCCGCCGGGCCGACGGCCAGGTGTACGCGCTCAACCGCAGCAGCCGACTGTTCCTGGATCTCTTCACCGCGCCGCTGACCCTCGCCGAGGCGCAGCGTCGACTCTGGATCGTCGAACCCACGGTCGCCGACCGGGTCTGGCGGACCTTCATCGGGCAGCGCCTGATCCGCCGCCACCAACTCCCGAACGAGGCGACGCGGTGACCGCCCCCGCCCGGGCACGGCGGCCGTCGGGCGGGCGGGTCGTCGCAAGATCCGAGCAGTACCCCTGATATTGGTGTCTCGTGGGTGGCAGAGGCAGCAACATCCGGGATGTTGCTCGGATCTTCGTTGGACGGGAGGCGGACGGTAGTGACCGATCAGGAGGTGTTGACCGGCGGGGGCGTCAACGAGGTGGTCCGCCTCGGCGAGACGGTACGACGGCCCACCGGACCGTGGTCGCCCCAGGTGCACGACCTGCTGCGACACCTGGCCGCGAAGGGCTTCCGCGGCGCGCCTCGCTTCCATCGGGTGACCGGTAACGGTTACGAGGTCCTCGACTTCCTGCCCGGCGACGTCTCCGACTATCCGGCCACCCCGGCCGCGGCCTCGGCGAAGGCGCTGACGACGGCAGCCCGGCTGCTCCGCGCGTACCACGACGCCACCGTCGGGTACGCACGTAGCGCGCCACGCGACGGCTGGCAGGTCGCTGCCACCGAACCCGTCGAGGTCATCTGCCACGGCGACTACGCTCCCCACAACTGCGTCCTCGACGGCGACCGGGTGGTCGGCATCATCGACTTCGACCACGCGCAGCCTGGACCTCGGCT
This window harbors:
- a CDS encoding aminoglycoside phosphotransferase family protein yields the protein MTDQEVLTGGGVNEVVRLGETVRRPTGPWSPQVHDLLRHLAAKGFRGAPRFHRVTGNGYEVLDFLPGDVSDYPATPAAASAKALTTAARLLRAYHDATVGYARSAPRDGWQVAATEPVEVICHGDYAPHNCVLDGDRVVGIIDFDHAQPGPRLWDIAYAAYRWVPMTAPGNADGFGDTGGQATRLRTFCDEYGLDDARRAELIDTVVARLHAMVDFMQAQAAAGNTAYAGHLAAGHHVQYLADATYVIEPRVVFEHHIR
- a CDS encoding radical SAM protein, whose protein sequence is MSGTVKAALIYPPLTDPTSGYHSLNYLDSYARAQGHRPAEIIDANIEAFHHSYTPSAYEWLQRELSRLSVDDLSGPDALMARANLLNLPEPDPERLRRSIGVLQDPTLFYDYRHYQDAVEGVISWMDTLGAVGFPGQFHAGFRLHPPPMISIGSVAALTDEALLGRLNRPFQPYYEDVLIPRLAAGGNQVIGISATYQWQLPFALWIARLVRKACPDVFLIAGGTEISDVWKCASKPEYVFQVLADFDAIVVGEGESAYTEILDAVATGTLPAGHPNVRLHPRYGRQRQLPLRYERLAQVPVPDFSGLPWDLYLSPERFVYYSPTRGCYWNKCTFCDYGLNTDGPTSPWRQDTVDTMIADVTELSKFAKFIYFSVDVLAPATILRFAERAVEKGLDFRWGAEIRLEKYWSDERCELLRRSGCVAVSVGFESGNQRILDLIDKGTKPEQVRRTMTAMTKANIGVQMMGFTGFPTETREEALDSVTFLRDNPDLWTLGGLGDFMLTPGAIVAKEPERFGITNVRPVEGSDIVRMLTYDEPVTEAAQEEVAQAKAGLNPGHFHRPWLGSTDTPHTFFYHDRYGTAVRGVLAHDRVRHDTDEHTRFLANGTFVDRDDEQVWEAYRRMRSDDQDGVPGDLPADRHLFRRADGQVYALNRSSRLFLDLFTAPLTLAEAQRRLWIVEPTVADRVWRTFIGQRLIRRHQLPNEATR